Proteins from one Thermodesulfobacteriota bacterium genomic window:
- a CDS encoding twin-arginine translocase TatA/TatE family subunit — MFGIGTSEILIILLIALLVLGPNEIPKLAKTLGRGMRELERAKNELRDSIEFDIEEKETREAKKPEETADEETATEEGEESSVIKNPTSNSPV; from the coding sequence ATGTTCGGAATAGGGACGAGTGAAATATTAATAATACTCCTCATAGCGCTCCTGGTGCTGGGGCCGAACGAGATACCGAAGCTCGCGAAGACCCTCGGCAGGGGGATGCGCGAGCTCGAGAGGGCAAAGAACGAGCTCAGGGATTCCATAGAGTTCGACATAGAAGAGAAAGAAACCCGCGAGGCGAAAAAGCCCGAGGAAACGGCCGACGAGGAGACCGCCACTGAAGAGGGAGAAGAAAGCAGCGTCATTAAGAACCCCACCAGCAATTCGCCCGTTTGA
- a CDS encoding zinc-binding dehydrogenase: MKAIRYHEFGEVDVLKYEDVPEPELGDDEVLVRVRAASLNHLDLRLRSGKSPRPVDLPHIGGVDIAGDVERTGKNVKDIAPGTRVVIDPTVKTPKGPMVIGVNFYGGFAEYVKVPAANAVPIPDEVSYDDASALPICYVTAWYGLFDRGGMQNGETVLVHAAGSGTGSAAVQIAKEGGAFVIATAGSDEKLEKVKKLGADATINYNTTDFSEEVKKITDNKGVDLIFDQIGASVWENNLKSLKMKGRILLIGVVGGGQTTFNFGPVIVKDLSVLGVTVFNAPRSNLINVINLVSLGRLSPVIDKRFPLSDAALAQKMLEDRSQFGKVILNP, encoded by the coding sequence ATGAAAGCGATCCGTTATCACGAGTTCGGAGAAGTGGATGTGCTCAAGTACGAAGACGTGCCCGAGCCCGAGCTCGGGGACGACGAAGTCCTCGTTCGGGTGCGGGCCGCGTCCTTAAACCATCTCGACCTGAGGCTCAGATCGGGGAAATCGCCGCGCCCCGTCGACCTCCCCCATATAGGGGGCGTCGATATAGCCGGCGACGTGGAAAGAACAGGAAAGAACGTAAAGGACATCGCGCCGGGCACGCGCGTCGTAATAGACCCGACCGTCAAGACCCCGAAGGGGCCCATGGTCATAGGGGTGAATTTCTACGGGGGGTTTGCAGAGTACGTGAAAGTCCCTGCGGCGAACGCCGTTCCCATACCCGACGAAGTGTCTTACGACGACGCGTCGGCTCTCCCTATCTGCTACGTCACCGCGTGGTACGGGCTCTTCGACAGGGGCGGCATGCAGAACGGCGAGACGGTGCTGGTGCATGCGGCCGGGAGCGGGACCGGGAGCGCAGCCGTTCAGATTGCGAAGGAGGGCGGGGCGTTCGTTATCGCGACGGCCGGGAGCGACGAAAAGCTTGAGAAGGTGAAAAAACTCGGGGCCGACGCGACGATCAATTACAATACCACCGACTTCTCCGAAGAGGTGAAGAAGATAACGGACAATAAAGGGGTAGATCTGATATTCGACCAGATAGGAGCGTCCGTCTGGGAGAACAATCTCAAGTCTCTCAAGATGAAGGGGCGTATTCTTCTGATAGGCGTAGTCGGCGGCGGGCAGACGACGTTCAATTTCGGCCCGGTTATCGTCAAAGACCTCTCCGTTCTCGGAGTCACCGTGTTCAACGCACCGAGGAGCAACCTTATTAACGTAATCAACCTCGTCTCCCTCGGGAGGCTGTCGCCGGTGATAGACAAAAGGTTCCCGCTCTCGGATGCGGCGCTCGCGCAGAAGATGCTCGAAGACAGGAGTCAGTTCGGGAAGGTTATACTGAACCCGTGA